The window GACCAGGTGCCCGCCGGAACCCGCCTGGTCATGGAGAAACCGTTCGGTTCCAGCGAGGACTCGGCCCGGCACCTCAACCAGACCCTGGCCGCCCTGGTCCCGGAGGACCACATCCACCGGGTGGACCACTTCCTGGGCAAAGCGACAGTCCTGAACATTCTGGGGCTGCGCTTCGCCAACACCTTCCTGGAGCCGGTCTGGAACCGCCGGTACGTGGAAAAGGTGGAGATTGTCTTTGACGAGGACCTGGCGCTGGAGGGGCGGGCCCGGTATTACGACGGCGCCGGCGCCCTCCGCGACATGATCCAAAGCCACCTGCTGCAGATCATGGCCCTGATGGCGATCGAGCCTCCGGCCTCGGTGGATGAGCGGGACCTCCGCGACGCCGTAGCCACGGTGCTGCGGGCCAGCAGCATCAAGGCGCCCTTTGCCAAGAGCACCCGCCGGGCCCGGTACACCGCCGGAACGGCGGACGGCAGGGAGGTTCCGGACTATGCCAGGGAGGACGGCGTCGACGCGTCCCGGGGAACCGAGACCCTGGCCGAGGTTGAAGTGGAGATCGACAACTGGCGGTGGCAGGGGGTGCCGTTCATCCTTCGGTCCGGCAAGGCCCTGGCCAACACCCGCAAGGAAGCGGTGGTGACCTTCCGGCCGGTGCCGCACCTGCCGAAGGGTTTCACCGGGGTGGACGCCCCCAACCAGTTGCGGATCGGCTTCGGCCCGGACACGCTGCAGTTCGACGTCGATGTCAACGGACCCGGCGACGTCCTCAGCCTGGACCGCGCCACGCTGGGGGCGGAACTCAGCGCCTCGGCGCTGCTGCCGTACGGGGAAGTCCTGGAAGGCGTCCTGGCCGGCGATCCCCTGCTCTCGGTCCGCGCCGATACCGCCGAGGACTGCTGGCGGATCCTGGAACCGGTCCTCAAGGCCTGGGGTCGGGGCAGCGCACCGTTGGAGGAATACGCGGCCGGAAGCGACGGTCCGGAGGGCTGGCCGGCCTGAGCAAAACGTAGGGCGGGCCGGGAACCTTTCCAGGTTCCCGGCCCGCCCTCTTTGTGCGACTGCTTTGTGGGACTGCCCGCTAAATGGCGGCTGAGCCGCGTTCCCCGGTGCGGACCCGCACCGCTTCGAACACGTCCATCGTCCAGACCTTGCCGTCACCGGCGCGGCCGGTGTTCGAGCTGGCGATGATGACATCGAGGATGTCGTCTGCCTGTTCGTCGGTGGCCAGGACCTCAACCCGGATCTTTGGCAGCAGGTCCACGTTGTACTCGGCGCCGCGGTACACCTCGGTGTAGCCGCGCTGCCGGCCGTAACCGCTGGCCGCGCTGACGGTCAGGCCCTGTACGCCGTAGGCTTCAAGTCCTTCGCGGATGGTGTCGAGCTTTTCAGGCCGGACGATTGCTGTGATGAGTTTCATGCTTCGACACTTTCCTTACCTGCTGCTGCGGACTTCTTGCCGTTGGACGCCGGGTCCACCGCTCCGGCCGGGGCCGCTGCGGCCTGGGCCTTGCCGGTGATGAGCTCGTGCAGCGGGGTGAAGCTTCCACCGTGGCCGCCGACGCCGAACTCGTAGGCGGTCTCGGCGTGCAGGCTCAGGTCCACGCCCACCACTTCCTGCTCCGGGGAAACCCGGAACCCCATGGTCTTGTGGATGGCCAGGGCGATGATCGAGGTCAGCACCGCTGAGTAGGCGATGGCGATGCCGGCCACTGCGAGCTGGGCCCACAGCTGGGTGAAGCCGCCGCCGTAGAAGAGGCCGCCGCCCACGCCTTCGACCGGGAGGGCGATGAAGCCCAGGGCCACGGTGCCGATGATGCCCGAGACGAGGTGGACACCCACGACGTCGAGTGAGTCGTCAAAGCCCCAGCGGAACTTCAGGCCGACGGCGAGGGATGAGGCCACACCGGCCACGACGCCGAGGCACAGGGCGCCGATCGGGCTGACGTTGGCGCAGGCCGGGGTGATGGCGACGAGGCCGGCGACCACACCGGAGGCGGCACCGAGCGAGGTCGGGTGGCCGTCACGGATGCGTTCGGTCACAAGCCAGCCGAGCATGGCCGCGGCCGGGGCGGCCAGGGTGTTGACCCAGATCAGGCCGCCCTGTTCTGCGGTGGTTGCTGCGCCGCCGTTGAAGCCGAACCAGCCGAACCAGAGGATGGCGGCACCGAGCATCACGAACGGGATGTTGTGCGGGCGGTGGTTGGGATCCTTGCCGAAGCCCTTGCGGTTGCCGATGATCAACACGAGCATCAGCGCGGCTACACCGGCGTTGATGTGGACCACCGTGCCGCCGGCGAAGTCAATCGCCGGGCCCAGGGCCTTGCCGATTGCGCCCTCCGGGCCGAACAGCCCGCCACCCCAGACCATGTAGGCCAACGGGCAGTACACCAGGGTGACCCAGACCGGAACGAACACGGACCAGGCGCCGAACTTGGCCCGGTCGGCGATGGCGCCGCTGATCAGGGCGACGGTGATGATGGCGAAGGTGGCCGCGTACCCAACCTTGATCAGTCCGTCAGGAGTGTCGATGCCCTCCAGCCCGAAGGTGGCGAACGGGTTGCCCACTATCTGCAGGAAGCCCTCACCGGAGCTCATCGAAGCACCCCACAGCACCCAGACCACACCGACCATGCCGATGGAGATGAAGCTCATCATCATCATGTTCAGTGCGGCTTTGGCGCGCGTCATGCCGCCGTAGAAAAATGCGAGTCCTGGTGTCATGAACAGCACAAGTGCTGCTGCCACCATCAGCCATACGTGACCTGCGGTAAGTTCCATGGTGCACGTCCTCCTTGCTTGGATGCGATCGGAAAGTTGTTGTTGCGGAGTCTTCTGCGTGCCTCAACGCGGTTTGCGTTCTAAGAAGATTTTGTCGGTGGCGTGTTTCGCCGGCGGAGGATTTAGATTGCCGGGGTGTTACAAGAACCTCCCGGAAGTAAATGGTGCAATTCCTTCTTGTTACGGTTATGTTTCACGCGATCCAACACCGTGCCCTCCCCCACGCCACACCGCCAGGAAGCCACCACCATGAGTAAGTCCCGCCGCCCCGAGGGTTCCCCGCCCCGAGCCGTTCCACGGACCGGTGGAAAGGCTGTGCTGCCCCGGGACATCAAGGTGATGCTGGTGGCCGCCTTCCTCATCGCCCTCGGCTTCGGCCTCGTGGCCCCCGTCCTCCCCCAGTTCGCCACCACCTTCGACGTCGGTGCGACGGCGGCCGCCGTGATCGTGAGCATCTTTGCGTTCATGCGGCTCGTCTTCGCTCCCGCCGGCGGCGCGCTGATTGTCCGGCTCGGGGAACGCCCGGTCTACGTGGCCGGCCTGCTGATTGTGGCGGCGTCGACGGCGGCGTGCGCCTTCGCGCAGGACTACTGGCAGCTGCTGATCTTCCGGGGACTCGGCGGCGCCGGCTCGGTGATGTTCACGGTGGCGTCGATGGCCCTGGTGGTCCGGCTGGCGCCGCCGGAAAGCCGCGGCCGGGTCTCCGGGGCCTACGCCTCGGCGTTTCTGATCGGCAACGTCTGCGGGCCGGTGGTGGGCGGCCTCCTGGCCGGTTTTGGCCTGCGGGTGCCGTTCCTGGTCTACGCGGGGGCCCTGATCCTGGCAGCCCTCGTGGTGCAGACCCAGCTGAGCCACGTACCGGCCGGCTCCCGCCCGGACGGGGGCACAGCTCCGGCCATGGAGCTGCGCACCGCCCTGCAGGACAGCGCCTACCGGGCGGGGCTGTTCTCCAGCTTCGCGAACGGGTGGGCCACCTTCGGGGTGCGCATGGCCACGGTGCCGCTGTTCGCCGTCGCCGCTCTGAACGCTGGCCCGGAATCGGCGGGCTGGGCGCTGGCGATGTTCGCCGCGGCGAACGCGGTGGCCCTGACCTTCTCCGGCAAACTCGCCGACAGCCTGGGCCGGAAGCCGATGATGATCTCCGGGCTGCTGGTCACCGGCACAGCGACGGCGTTGATCGGCTTCACCCACGAGCTGCCCTGGTTCCTCGCCGCCACCGCCGCCGCCGGCATCGGGTCGGGCCTGCTGGGCCCGGCGCAGCAGGCGGCCATGGCCGACGTGATCGGCAACGAACGCTCCGGCGGGCGGGTACTCGCGATCTTCCAGATGTCCTCCGACAGCGGCGCGATCGTCGGCCCCGTCCTGGCCGGGCTCCTGGCAGACCGGCTGGGGTACGGCTGGGCCTTCGGCGTCACCGGCGGCATCCTGATTGCCGCCGCCGCGGGCTGGCTGCTGGCCCGGGAAACATTCCAGCGCCCGGCGGCGCGCGCCGCCTGAGAGCATCCAGCAGACGGACTTCGTTAGGCTGTGGGGAGTCCCCACGCAGAAGCCGGAGAATTTTTACATGCCATCCCACGAAGGTCCGCCCGAGCCCACCCCGGGGCCCACCCCCGATGACAGTTCCCCCGACGGACACCCCGACGGAACGGCAACGCGACAGAAAAGGCTCCGTCCCGCCGTCGTGATCTCAGTGCTCGCCGTCCTTGCCGTGCTCGCGTCCCTGGTGCTGTTCCTGCGGCCCACGACGTCCGGCGACGCTGCAGCGTCCCCCGCCCCGAGCACCAGCGCCAGCGCCACCCCGGCCCCCGCCTCGGCGAAGGCTGCGCCGTCGCCGACCA is drawn from Micrococcaceae bacterium Sec5.8 and contains these coding sequences:
- a CDS encoding MFS transporter, coding for MSKSRRPEGSPPRAVPRTGGKAVLPRDIKVMLVAAFLIALGFGLVAPVLPQFATTFDVGATAAAVIVSIFAFMRLVFAPAGGALIVRLGERPVYVAGLLIVAASTAACAFAQDYWQLLIFRGLGGAGSVMFTVASMALVVRLAPPESRGRVSGAYASAFLIGNVCGPVVGGLLAGFGLRVPFLVYAGALILAALVVQTQLSHVPAGSRPDGGTAPAMELRTALQDSAYRAGLFSSFANGWATFGVRMATVPLFAVAALNAGPESAGWALAMFAAANAVALTFSGKLADSLGRKPMMISGLLVTGTATALIGFTHELPWFLAATAAAGIGSGLLGPAQQAAMADVIGNERSGGRVLAIFQMSSDSGAIVGPVLAGLLADRLGYGWAFGVTGGILIAAAAGWLLARETFQRPAARAA
- a CDS encoding glucose-6-phosphate dehydrogenase; this encodes MTSQTSVKTLLILGASGDLTGRLLLPGLARLVSRGRADGLTLVGAGSDDWTADRWLQRLEESFADANSQADSAGKQELKRIRQSTSYHQLDVTADGQLAGLLATLDGPVAVYFALPPRISQLACEALKPDQVPAGTRLVMEKPFGSSEDSARHLNQTLAALVPEDHIHRVDHFLGKATVLNILGLRFANTFLEPVWNRRYVEKVEIVFDEDLALEGRARYYDGAGALRDMIQSHLLQIMALMAIEPPASVDERDLRDAVATVLRASSIKAPFAKSTRRARYTAGTADGREVPDYAREDGVDASRGTETLAEVEVEIDNWRWQGVPFILRSGKALANTRKEAVVTFRPVPHLPKGFTGVDAPNQLRIGFGPDTLQFDVDVNGPGDVLSLDRATLGAELSASALLPYGEVLEGVLAGDPLLSVRADTAEDCWRILEPVLKAWGRGSAPLEEYAAGSDGPEGWPA
- a CDS encoding ammonium transporter → MELTAGHVWLMVAAALVLFMTPGLAFFYGGMTRAKAALNMMMMSFISIGMVGVVWVLWGASMSSGEGFLQIVGNPFATFGLEGIDTPDGLIKVGYAATFAIITVALISGAIADRAKFGAWSVFVPVWVTLVYCPLAYMVWGGGLFGPEGAIGKALGPAIDFAGGTVVHINAGVAALMLVLIIGNRKGFGKDPNHRPHNIPFVMLGAAILWFGWFGFNGGAATTAEQGGLIWVNTLAAPAAAMLGWLVTERIRDGHPTSLGAASGVVAGLVAITPACANVSPIGALCLGVVAGVASSLAVGLKFRWGFDDSLDVVGVHLVSGIIGTVALGFIALPVEGVGGGLFYGGGFTQLWAQLAVAGIAIAYSAVLTSIIALAIHKTMGFRVSPEQEVVGVDLSLHAETAYEFGVGGHGGSFTPLHELITGKAQAAAAPAGAVDPASNGKKSAAAGKESVEA
- a CDS encoding P-II family nitrogen regulator, which encodes MKLITAIVRPEKLDTIREGLEAYGVQGLTVSAASGYGRQRGYTEVYRGAEYNVDLLPKIRVEVLATDEQADDILDVIIASSNTGRAGDGKVWTMDVFEAVRVRTGERGSAAI